One part of the Tolypothrix sp. PCC 7910 genome encodes these proteins:
- a CDS encoding peptidylprolyl isomerase — MQEVLEQAELEETIPQIHPATDDEILAYLRYSGKIAEVAAQVEYNTLILKLCEQFDIAISDEELQAAGNEFRRAHNLLNASETQNWLAQQRITAEDWTEGLQVKLLEQKLKEHLFGEQVDSDYLNNRKQYKRVALSQILVQDLTDALKIFQALREKNASFCALAIQYSKGKKSKENGGFAGIHFLPKLMPEVALAIADANEGEVVRPIQTKLGYHIIRIEKWFPVHLNESLRQEVIDSLFQAWLRERGISFPH, encoded by the coding sequence ATGCAAGAAGTTTTAGAACAGGCTGAATTAGAAGAAACAATACCGCAAATTCATCCCGCCACAGACGATGAGATTCTAGCTTACTTGCGCTATTCTGGCAAAATTGCTGAAGTTGCTGCACAGGTTGAATATAATACGCTCATCCTCAAACTTTGCGAACAATTTGACATTGCCATTTCTGATGAAGAACTGCAAGCCGCAGGAAATGAATTTAGGCGAGCGCACAATTTATTAAACGCATCCGAAACCCAGAATTGGCTGGCTCAACAACGAATTACAGCAGAAGATTGGACGGAAGGCCTTCAAGTCAAATTACTGGAGCAGAAGTTAAAAGAACATCTGTTTGGCGAACAAGTTGATTCTGATTATTTAAACAACCGTAAGCAGTATAAACGGGTGGCGCTCTCCCAAATTCTCGTACAAGATTTAACCGATGCGCTCAAGATTTTTCAGGCGCTACGAGAAAAAAATGCTTCGTTTTGTGCCTTAGCAATCCAATACTCCAAGGGTAAGAAATCTAAAGAAAATGGTGGGTTTGCAGGGATACATTTTTTACCAAAACTCATGCCAGAGGTTGCTCTTGCGATCGCCGATGCCAATGAGGGAGAAGTGGTGAGACCCATTCAAACGAAACTAGGTTATCACATTATCAGAATTGAAAAATGGTTTCCAGTTCACTTAAATGAATCTCTTAGGCAAGAGGTAATAGACTCACTTTTTCAAGCTTGGTTACGAGAACGGGGTATTTCTTTCCCTCATTAA
- a CDS encoding peptidylprolyl isomerase, translated as MLKTIAISKEELIEQISLSCQMPVTIRGIVNRKIIAAVAEKVGVTLEPEDLQQTADAFRLNHNLLSADATELWLQEHYLSFDQFEEIVQISALSSKLAQHLFGDKVEPFFVSHQLDYTQVLMYEVVLDDEDLAMELFYAIQEGDMSFPEVAHRYIQDKELRRSGGYRGKLRRTELKPEISAVIFASTPPQLLKPIITSKGAHLILVEEIIQPELDKTLRKKILSNLFLDWLKQQVDQVEVITEFQPESIEQIEEPSYSSSLSN; from the coding sequence ATGTTAAAAACAATCGCTATTTCAAAAGAAGAGTTAATTGAACAAATTAGCCTCTCCTGCCAAATGCCTGTAACGATTCGGGGGATTGTCAATCGGAAAATTATTGCCGCTGTGGCTGAGAAAGTTGGGGTTACTTTGGAGCCGGAAGACCTTCAGCAAACTGCTGATGCATTTCGATTGAATCATAACTTATTGAGTGCAGATGCAACCGAATTATGGTTACAGGAGCATTACCTGTCTTTTGATCAGTTTGAAGAGATTGTGCAGATTAGTGCCCTTTCCTCGAAGTTGGCTCAACATTTGTTTGGCGATAAAGTCGAGCCTTTTTTTGTTAGCCATCAACTCGATTACACGCAAGTTTTAATGTATGAAGTTGTCTTAGATGATGAAGATTTGGCAATGGAACTTTTCTATGCCATCCAAGAAGGCGATATGAGTTTTCCTGAAGTTGCTCATCGATACATTCAAGATAAGGAACTGCGAAGAAGCGGAGGATACCGTGGTAAATTACGTCGTACCGAACTCAAGCCAGAGATTTCTGCTGTAATTTTTGCATCAACTCCACCGCAACTGCTCAAACCAATTATTACTTCTAAAGGTGCACACTTAATTTTAGTAGAAGAAATTATTCAACCAGAATTAGATAAAACGTTACGCAAAAAAATTCTTTCTAATTTATTTCTAGATTGGCTAAAACAACAGGTAGACCAGGTAGAAGTTATTACTGAATTTCAACCAGAGTCTATTGAGCAAATTGAGGAACCAAGCTATTCATCATCATTGAGCAATTAA
- a CDS encoding HlyD family efflux transporter periplasmic adaptor subunit: MPNPSNTPNDFPHNGHVPSDRNGRNGHGVSSITLDTAIANSSPSSDLQHGVNYEWSSITEESINTMPRVWTRGLLYLLAIFTVLVLPWAMLSKVDETGTARGKLEPKGKTFELDAPVAGEVAEIKVKEGETLKRGQVLVKLESDLTRTELQQAQAKLDGNMNRLSQLQLMKNQLQGGTMLTQQQQGKALAAAQMAKIEETQQKLEHSKTQQNIASERLARDNKEVARYRSLVSDGIVAEVQVVAQQRIADTTRENFNQASSDMQQAEAQLKAQQQQYQGTLRDNQLTLLGIQRQIKDLDSQIASLQGDINQTKQQINALKFQLQRREIRSPIDGVLFQLPIEKPGAVVQPGQLVAQIAPQNVPLVLRAEMPSQESGFLEVGMPVQIKFDAYPYQDYGIVKGQVTWISPNSKMTQTPQGGIQTFELEVTLERSHIQTKDKQIALTPGQTATAEVIVRQRRVIDFFLDPFKKLEAGGLEL, translated from the coding sequence ATGCCAAACCCGTCAAACACCCCAAATGATTTTCCTCACAATGGACATGTGCCTAGCGATCGCAACGGTCGTAATGGTCATGGTGTATCAAGTATTACTTTGGATACTGCGATCGCGAATTCATCGCCTTCATCTGATTTACAACATGGGGTTAATTATGAATGGTCTTCCATCACGGAAGAATCTATTAACACCATGCCACGAGTTTGGACAAGAGGGCTGCTTTACCTGTTAGCGATTTTTACGGTGCTAGTGCTGCCTTGGGCAATGCTCTCTAAGGTGGATGAAACTGGAACTGCCAGAGGAAAGCTAGAACCAAAGGGCAAAACCTTTGAGTTGGATGCGCCTGTAGCCGGGGAAGTGGCAGAAATCAAGGTCAAAGAAGGTGAAACCTTAAAACGGGGGCAGGTTTTAGTCAAGCTAGAATCCGATTTAACTCGAACTGAACTCCAGCAAGCCCAAGCCAAGCTCGACGGGAACATGAATCGGCTCTCCCAATTGCAGCTGATGAAGAACCAACTCCAGGGCGGAACCATGCTTACCCAACAACAGCAAGGAAAAGCCCTAGCCGCTGCCCAAATGGCGAAAATTGAAGAAACGCAGCAAAAGCTGGAACACAGCAAAACTCAGCAGAATATTGCCAGCGAGCGTTTAGCGAGAGACAACAAGGAAGTAGCGCGCTATCGCAGCTTGGTGAGTGACGGTATTGTTGCCGAGGTGCAGGTTGTTGCTCAACAGCGAATTGCAGATACAACCAGGGAAAATTTCAATCAAGCCAGTTCAGATATGCAACAGGCTGAAGCTCAACTCAAAGCGCAACAGCAGCAGTATCAAGGTACGCTGCGCGATAATCAGCTAACGCTCCTGGGAATTCAGCGACAAATAAAGGATTTGGATTCACAAATTGCATCTCTCCAAGGAGATATTAACCAGACCAAACAACAAATAAATGCTTTGAAATTTCAGTTGCAGCGACGCGAAATTAGATCGCCCATTGATGGGGTTTTATTTCAACTGCCGATTGAGAAACCAGGAGCCGTAGTTCAGCCTGGTCAATTAGTCGCTCAAATTGCTCCTCAAAATGTTCCTTTAGTGTTAAGAGCAGAGATGCCCAGCCAAGAGAGTGGATTTCTTGAGGTCGGGATGCCTGTGCAGATTAAATTTGATGCTTATCCCTACCAGGACTATGGCATTGTCAAAGGTCAGGTCACTTGGATCTCACCCAATTCTAAGATGACGCAAACGCCCCAAGGTGGGATTCAAACCTTTGAGTTGGAAGTCACGCTGGAGCGATCGCATATCCAAACCAAAGATAAACAAATTGCTCTCACTCCTGGTCAAACAGCAACGGCAGAGGTGATTGTGCGGCAGAGACGGGTAATTGATTTCTTTTTAGATCCGTTTAAAAAGCTAGAAGCTGGGGGGCTAGAGCTTTAA